In the genome of Danio rerio strain Tuebingen ecotype United States chromosome 23, GRCz12tu, whole genome shotgun sequence, one region contains:
- the syde2 gene encoding rho GTPase-activating protein SYDE2 isoform X3 has product MECVSGVCQREPGVRQAPFNHITVSKKRNWLQQSCGRAILQPEEMTAPPAGLEEHTHPLRTDPAEENDADDEGEIWYNPIPEDEESDCGQMRSSSRRASAADGRKESLSADGAVSLSRTQEENHRATDSSEQCTAGRSPSSSPNPTKKTTTINWSFPDKIKSPRTVRKLSMKMKKLPDLSRKLSVKGNPINNVPVNNIQSEPRAHSPRVNGMADLGPSRLPPAGVTTALASGNVIWRYHLDSSVSTQHSFDKRRSNSAGVPKSASKGGYLSDGDSPELVAKSGKHTNSERKNCKTRDPNGNGGSPKLPGTELDIDAFRSYSFTEQPKCLTYISGLMSLHFYGAEDLKPPRVDSRDIYCAIQVDSVNKARTALLTCRTSFLDMDHTFNIELENAQHLKLVVFSWESTPRRNRVCCHGTVVLPGLFRVSKTHQLAVRLEPRGMIYVKLSLMEQRQNSLDGDHPQMQVFGVEARHVVEREASGLMVPLLIEKCISEIERRGCQVVGLYRLCGSAAVKKELREAFERDSHSVELSESNYPDINVITGVLKDYLRELPHPLITQQLYECVLEAMMKRPLLMGNAGCENTPADSQLTVSLLDILPDVEKASLKKLLDHLKRVASHHELNKMPCQNLAVCFGPVLLSQRQEASSQAKRVFIDSEELASALHFKKHIEVLHYLLQLWPVVDTHGKPSSPVPVAATAVRRRKERPQVLNLTEVHVTGVLRPRAGRLDSPSNRYAGDWSGCQDSYLQQTSLEEADYDDVPSEEPLNTGQEDLPKSSADEEEFPEVEEAVERVEEMQIEEEEDESDEDETGGLDRLQIEEPLSISSCDEILPDPMEHRPKEHTYQAYMKIQEISPVLSNRVNLRDLQESIDTLIGNLELELNKNKLNLGY; this is encoded by the exons ATGGAGTGTGTGTCCGGTGTGTGTCAGCGAGAGCCCGGTGTTCGTCAGGCTCCGTTTAATCACATCACCGTCTCCAAAAAGCGCAACTGGCTCCAGCAGAGCTGCGGGCGGGCGATCCTGCAGCCGGAGGAGATGACAGCGCCCCCTGCGGGCCTGGAGGAGCACACACACCCCCTCAGAACCGACCCGGCGGAAGAGAACGATGCGGACGATGAAGGAGAGATCTGGTACAACCCCATTCCAGAGGACGAGGAGAGCGACTGCGGTCAGATGAGGAGCAGCAGCAGACGAGCCAGTGCAGCCGACGGCCGGAAGGAGAGTCTGAGCGCAGACGGAGCTGTGTCACTGAGCAGAACACAGGAGGAGAACCACAGagccacag ATTCCTCAGAGCAGTGCACTGCTGGACGTTCTCCATCATCCAGTCCAAACCCAACTAAAAAGACGACAACGATTAATTGGTCTTTTCCCGATAAAATCAAGTCACCGCGAACTGTCCGCAAACTCTCTATGAAGATGAAGAAGCTGCCTGATCTGAGTCGGAAGCTCAGTGTTAAAGGCAACCCTATTAACAATGTGCCCGTCAATAATATCCAATCAGAGCCCAGGGCTCACTCACCGAGAGTCAATGGAATGGCAGATCTGGGCCCGTCCAGACTGCCCCCTGCTGGCGTGACCACAGCTTTGGCCAGCGGAAACGTGATCTGGCGATACCATCTGGACAGCAGTGTTTCAACACAGCACAGTTTCGATAAGCGGAGAAGCAACAGTGCTGGAGTTCCCAAATCTGCAAGTAAAGGAGGATACCTCAGTGACGGAGATTCACCGGAACTTGTGGCCAAATCAGGCAAGCATACAAACTCTGAAAGAAAGAACTGCAAAACGCGGGATCCCAACGGAAACGGTGGAAGTCCCAAACTCCCCGGTACAGAGTTGGATATCGATGCTTTCCGTTCGTACAGTTTCACCGAGCAGCCAAAGTGCCTAACTTATATTTCGGGACTAATGAGTCTGCATTTCTATGGCGCAGAAGATCTGAAGCCGCCGCGGGTCGATTCCCGGGATATCTACTGCGCCATTCAGGTGGACTCGGTCAATAAAGCTCGTACGGCTTTGCTAACCTGTCGCACATCGTTTCTTGACATGGACCACACCTTTAATATCGAGCTGGAGAACGCTCAGCATCTCAAACTTGTTGTCTTCAGCTGGGAGTCGACTCCACGACGGAACCGAGTGTGCTGTCATGGGACCGTAGTTCTGCCGGGATTATTTCGAGTCAGTAAAACACACCAGCTGGCAGTGCGTCTGGAGCCGCGCGGGATGATCTATGTAAAGCTGAGCCTGATGGAGCAGAGGCAGAACTCGCTGGACGGAGATCATCCCCAAATGCAGGTGTTCGGGGTGGAGGCGCGGCATGTGGTGGAGCGGGAGGCGTCCGGGCTCATGGTCCCGCTGCTCATCGAGAAATGCATCTCTGAGATCGAGAGGAGGGGTTGCCAG gtggtgGGTCTGTACCGTCTCTGCGGTTCTGCTGCGGTGAAGAAGGAGCTGCGCGAAGCTTTCGAGAGAGACAGTCACAGCGTGGAGCTCTCGGAAAGCAACTATCCAGACATTAACGTCATCACAG GAGTGCTGAAAGATTACCTCCGTGAGCTCCCGCATCCGCTCATCACGCAGCAGCTGTATGAGTGTGTTCTGGAGGCCATGATGAAGCGGCCGCTGCTGATGGGAAACGCCGGCTGTGAAAACACACCAGCCGACTCCCAGCTCACCGTCAGCCTGCTGGACATCCTGCCTGATGTGGAGAag gcGAGTCTGAAGAAGCTGCTGGACCACCTGAAGCGTGTGGCGTCTCATCACGAGCTCAACAAGATGCCGTGTCAGAATCTGGCGGTGTGTTTCGGGCCGGTTCTGCTGAGTCAGCGGCAGGAGGCGTCCAGTCAGGCCAAGCGCGTCTTCATCGACTCTGAGGAGCTGGCCAGCGCTCTGCACTTCAAGAAGCACATCGAGGTGCTGCACTACCTGCTGCAGCTGTGGCCAG TTGTGGATACTCACGGTAAACCTTCATCTCCAGTTCCAGTGGCGGCGACTGCTGTACGAAGGAGGAAAGAGCGTCCGCAGGTGCTGAATCTCACTGAGGTGCACGTGACTGGGGTACTGCGGCCTCGAGCGGGTCGATTAGACAGTCCCAGTAACCGATACGCTGGAGACTGGAGCGGATGCCAGGACTCGTACCTGCAGCAGACCAGCCTGGAGGAGGCCGACTATGATGATGTTCCCAGCGAAGAGCCTCTAAACACAGGCCAGGAGGACCTACCGAAGAGTTCTGCAGATGAAGAAGAGTTTCCTGAGGTGGAGGAGGCAGTGGAGAGGGTTGAGGAAATGCAGAttgaggaggaggaagatgagAGTGATGAAGATGAGACGGGAGGATTAGACAGGCTACAAATAGAGGAACCGCTGTCTATTAGCTCCTGCGACGAGATCCTGCCAGATCCCATGGAGCACCGACCCAAAGAGCACACTTATCAGGCCTACATGAAGATCCAGGAGATCAGCCCAGTACTAAGCAATAGAGTCAACCTGCGGGATCTGCAGGAGAGCATCGACACACTTATCGGCAACCTGGAGTTGGAACTTAACAAGAACAAGCTCAACCTAGGGTACTGA
- the syde2 gene encoding rho GTPase-activating protein SYDE2 isoform X2, producing MADPLRRTILAKLRGKKPKGKDASREREVHMECVSGVCQREPGVRQAPFNHITVSKKRNWLQQSCGRAILQPEEMTAPPAGLEEHTHPLRTDPAEENDADDEGEIWYNPIPEDEESDCGQMRSSSRRASAADGRKESLSADGAVSLSRTQEENHRATDSSEQCTAGRSPSSSPNPTKKTTTINWSFPDKIKSPRTVRKLSMKMKKLPDLSRKLSVKGNPINNVPVNNIQSEPRAHSPRVNGMADLGPSRLPPAGVTTALASGNVIWRYHLDSSVSTQHSFDKRRSNSAGVPKSASKGGYLSDGDSPELVAKSGKHTNSERKNCKTRDPNGNGGSPKLPGTELDIDAFRSYSFTEQPKCLTYISGLMSLHFYGAEDLKPPRVDSRDIYCAIQVDSVNKARTALLTCRTSFLDMDHTFNIELENAQHLKLVVFSWESTPRRNRVCCHGTVVLPGLFRVSKTHQLAVRLEPRGMIYVKLSLMEQRQNSLDGDHPQMQVFGVEARHVVEREASGLMVPLLIEKCISEIERRGCQVVGLYRLCGSAAVKKELREAFERDSHSVELSESNYPDINVITGVLKDYLRELPHPLITQQLYECVLEAMMKRPLLMGNAGCENTPADSQLTVSLLDILPDVEKASLKKLLDHLKRVASHHELNKMPCQNLAVCFGPVLLSQRQEASSQAKRVFIDSEELASALHFKKHIEVLHYLLQLWPVVDTHGKPSSPVPVAATAVRRRKERPQVLNLTEVHVTGVLRPRAGRLDSPSNRYAGDWSGCQDSYLQQTSLEEADYDDVPSEEPLNTGQEDLPKSSADEEEFPEVEEAVERVEEMQIEEEEDESDEDETGGLDRLQIEEPLSISSCDEILPDPMEHRPKEHTYQAYMKIQEISPVLSNRVNLRDLQESIDTLIGNLELELNKNKLNLGY from the exons TGCACATGGAGTGTGTGTCCGGTGTGTGTCAGCGAGAGCCCGGTGTTCGTCAGGCTCCGTTTAATCACATCACCGTCTCCAAAAAGCGCAACTGGCTCCAGCAGAGCTGCGGGCGGGCGATCCTGCAGCCGGAGGAGATGACAGCGCCCCCTGCGGGCCTGGAGGAGCACACACACCCCCTCAGAACCGACCCGGCGGAAGAGAACGATGCGGACGATGAAGGAGAGATCTGGTACAACCCCATTCCAGAGGACGAGGAGAGCGACTGCGGTCAGATGAGGAGCAGCAGCAGACGAGCCAGTGCAGCCGACGGCCGGAAGGAGAGTCTGAGCGCAGACGGAGCTGTGTCACTGAGCAGAACACAGGAGGAGAACCACAGagccacag ATTCCTCAGAGCAGTGCACTGCTGGACGTTCTCCATCATCCAGTCCAAACCCAACTAAAAAGACGACAACGATTAATTGGTCTTTTCCCGATAAAATCAAGTCACCGCGAACTGTCCGCAAACTCTCTATGAAGATGAAGAAGCTGCCTGATCTGAGTCGGAAGCTCAGTGTTAAAGGCAACCCTATTAACAATGTGCCCGTCAATAATATCCAATCAGAGCCCAGGGCTCACTCACCGAGAGTCAATGGAATGGCAGATCTGGGCCCGTCCAGACTGCCCCCTGCTGGCGTGACCACAGCTTTGGCCAGCGGAAACGTGATCTGGCGATACCATCTGGACAGCAGTGTTTCAACACAGCACAGTTTCGATAAGCGGAGAAGCAACAGTGCTGGAGTTCCCAAATCTGCAAGTAAAGGAGGATACCTCAGTGACGGAGATTCACCGGAACTTGTGGCCAAATCAGGCAAGCATACAAACTCTGAAAGAAAGAACTGCAAAACGCGGGATCCCAACGGAAACGGTGGAAGTCCCAAACTCCCCGGTACAGAGTTGGATATCGATGCTTTCCGTTCGTACAGTTTCACCGAGCAGCCAAAGTGCCTAACTTATATTTCGGGACTAATGAGTCTGCATTTCTATGGCGCAGAAGATCTGAAGCCGCCGCGGGTCGATTCCCGGGATATCTACTGCGCCATTCAGGTGGACTCGGTCAATAAAGCTCGTACGGCTTTGCTAACCTGTCGCACATCGTTTCTTGACATGGACCACACCTTTAATATCGAGCTGGAGAACGCTCAGCATCTCAAACTTGTTGTCTTCAGCTGGGAGTCGACTCCACGACGGAACCGAGTGTGCTGTCATGGGACCGTAGTTCTGCCGGGATTATTTCGAGTCAGTAAAACACACCAGCTGGCAGTGCGTCTGGAGCCGCGCGGGATGATCTATGTAAAGCTGAGCCTGATGGAGCAGAGGCAGAACTCGCTGGACGGAGATCATCCCCAAATGCAGGTGTTCGGGGTGGAGGCGCGGCATGTGGTGGAGCGGGAGGCGTCCGGGCTCATGGTCCCGCTGCTCATCGAGAAATGCATCTCTGAGATCGAGAGGAGGGGTTGCCAG gtggtgGGTCTGTACCGTCTCTGCGGTTCTGCTGCGGTGAAGAAGGAGCTGCGCGAAGCTTTCGAGAGAGACAGTCACAGCGTGGAGCTCTCGGAAAGCAACTATCCAGACATTAACGTCATCACAG GAGTGCTGAAAGATTACCTCCGTGAGCTCCCGCATCCGCTCATCACGCAGCAGCTGTATGAGTGTGTTCTGGAGGCCATGATGAAGCGGCCGCTGCTGATGGGAAACGCCGGCTGTGAAAACACACCAGCCGACTCCCAGCTCACCGTCAGCCTGCTGGACATCCTGCCTGATGTGGAGAag gcGAGTCTGAAGAAGCTGCTGGACCACCTGAAGCGTGTGGCGTCTCATCACGAGCTCAACAAGATGCCGTGTCAGAATCTGGCGGTGTGTTTCGGGCCGGTTCTGCTGAGTCAGCGGCAGGAGGCGTCCAGTCAGGCCAAGCGCGTCTTCATCGACTCTGAGGAGCTGGCCAGCGCTCTGCACTTCAAGAAGCACATCGAGGTGCTGCACTACCTGCTGCAGCTGTGGCCAG TTGTGGATACTCACGGTAAACCTTCATCTCCAGTTCCAGTGGCGGCGACTGCTGTACGAAGGAGGAAAGAGCGTCCGCAGGTGCTGAATCTCACTGAGGTGCACGTGACTGGGGTACTGCGGCCTCGAGCGGGTCGATTAGACAGTCCCAGTAACCGATACGCTGGAGACTGGAGCGGATGCCAGGACTCGTACCTGCAGCAGACCAGCCTGGAGGAGGCCGACTATGATGATGTTCCCAGCGAAGAGCCTCTAAACACAGGCCAGGAGGACCTACCGAAGAGTTCTGCAGATGAAGAAGAGTTTCCTGAGGTGGAGGAGGCAGTGGAGAGGGTTGAGGAAATGCAGAttgaggaggaggaagatgagAGTGATGAAGATGAGACGGGAGGATTAGACAGGCTACAAATAGAGGAACCGCTGTCTATTAGCTCCTGCGACGAGATCCTGCCAGATCCCATGGAGCACCGACCCAAAGAGCACACTTATCAGGCCTACATGAAGATCCAGGAGATCAGCCCAGTACTAAGCAATAGAGTCAACCTGCGGGATCTGCAGGAGAGCATCGACACACTTATCGGCAACCTGGAGTTGGAACTTAACAAGAACAAGCTCAACCTAGGGTACTGA